In Aequorivita sp. H23M31, a single window of DNA contains:
- the mutL gene encoding DNA mismatch repair endonuclease MutL, which produces MTDIIQLLPDHVANQIAAGEVVQRPASLVKELLENAIDAKATSIILIVKDAGKTLVQVTDDGVGMSLTDARLSFERHATSKIKSADDLFNLHTKGFRGEALASIAAIAHVELKTRKEDVEVGTHITIEGSKVMSQEPSVVPKGTTISVKNLFYNIPARRNFLKSNPVEMRHIIDEFHRVALAHPSVSFQMLHNGSDIFNLPSSNLKQRIVNIFGIKTNEKLVPVNEETEILKISGFILKPEYGKKSRGEQFFFVNDRFIKSPYLHHAVASAFEGLIKADVHPGYFLFLEVDPHSIDINIHPTKTEIKFDDEHSIYAMLRATVKHSLGQFNIAPVLDFERDKGFDTPYEYGQKSPVAPSIDVDRDFNPFKEKPKQGNINFPFERKQTGSSWESLYVGLKDGFGSTQQFERTSSPSSALGINSTEMMEFESEEVTGSLFEKDKAEARQLTFQLQNKYIVSPLKNGIMVVHQNLAHQRILYEELLKNMTVKEAVSQQLLFPLQLNFSKPDVEIIEKIREQLENTGFVFSELKNESIEISGIPVMILESHVINLLHELVNHIKEDVPTQGFSQNDILAKSMAASMAIKTGISLNKEEQEHMINQLFACKEPSVSPDNRSVFIIIDSGDIDKKFL; this is translated from the coding sequence ATGACAGACATTATCCAGTTATTGCCCGACCACGTAGCCAATCAAATTGCGGCCGGTGAGGTAGTGCAAAGACCGGCCTCGTTGGTTAAGGAATTGTTAGAGAATGCCATAGATGCCAAAGCCACTTCTATCATACTAATTGTTAAGGATGCGGGCAAAACCTTGGTACAGGTTACTGATGATGGAGTAGGAATGAGCCTAACCGATGCACGTTTGAGTTTTGAACGCCACGCAACTTCAAAAATTAAATCGGCTGACGATCTGTTTAACCTTCACACCAAAGGTTTTCGGGGTGAGGCCTTGGCCTCAATCGCTGCCATTGCCCACGTGGAATTGAAAACAAGGAAGGAGGATGTTGAGGTCGGTACCCACATTACCATTGAGGGAAGCAAGGTGATGTCGCAGGAACCTTCTGTAGTACCCAAAGGGACAACCATTTCCGTAAAGAATTTGTTTTACAATATTCCCGCGAGAAGAAATTTTCTAAAGAGCAATCCCGTGGAAATGCGTCATATTATAGATGAATTTCATAGAGTCGCACTAGCGCATCCCAGCGTGTCTTTCCAAATGCTTCACAATGGAAGTGATATTTTCAACTTACCTTCCTCAAATTTAAAGCAGAGGATAGTCAATATTTTCGGAATCAAAACAAATGAGAAATTGGTGCCGGTTAATGAAGAAACCGAAATTTTAAAAATCAGTGGTTTTATCTTGAAACCGGAATATGGGAAAAAGAGCAGGGGAGAGCAGTTCTTTTTTGTGAACGACCGTTTTATTAAAAGTCCATACCTTCATCACGCCGTAGCCTCGGCTTTTGAAGGGTTGATAAAAGCTGATGTGCATCCTGGATATTTTCTCTTTTTGGAAGTAGATCCCCATTCCATAGATATAAATATCCATCCTACGAAAACGGAAATAAAATTTGACGACGAGCATTCTATTTACGCTATGCTCAGAGCGACGGTAAAACATAGTTTGGGCCAGTTTAACATTGCTCCAGTACTCGATTTTGAGAGGGACAAAGGTTTTGACACGCCTTATGAATACGGGCAAAAAAGTCCAGTTGCCCCTTCTATTGATGTAGATAGGGATTTTAATCCTTTTAAAGAAAAGCCAAAACAAGGGAATATCAATTTTCCATTTGAGCGCAAGCAAACGGGATCATCTTGGGAATCTTTATATGTGGGTTTAAAAGATGGTTTCGGATCGACCCAGCAATTTGAGCGTACCTCGAGCCCCTCCTCCGCGCTCGGGATAAACTCCACTGAGATGATGGAATTTGAAAGCGAGGAGGTTACCGGAAGTCTTTTTGAAAAAGATAAAGCTGAAGCCCGACAGCTCACTTTTCAGCTTCAAAATAAATACATTGTAAGTCCGTTAAAAAATGGAATAATGGTGGTCCACCAAAACTTGGCACATCAACGGATTCTATATGAGGAGTTGTTGAAGAATATGACGGTGAAAGAAGCGGTAAGTCAACAATTATTGTTTCCCTTGCAATTGAATTTTTCTAAACCGGATGTGGAGATTATTGAAAAAATTCGGGAGCAACTTGAAAATACCGGGTTTGTCTTTTCAGAATTAAAAAATGAAAGTATAGAGATTAGCGGTATTCCCGTGATGATCTTAGAGAGCCATGTTATAAATTTGTTGCACGAGTTAGTGAATCACATTAAAGAAGACGTACCTACCCAAGGATTTAGTCAGAATGATATATTGGCGAAATCAATGGCTGCAAGTATGGCAATTAAAACGGGAATTTCCCTAAATAAAGAAGAGCAAGAGCATATGATCAATCAATTGTTCGCTTGTAAAGAACCTAGCGTGAGTCCCGATAATAGGTCTGTATTTATTATAATTGACTCGGGCGATATTGATAAGAAATTTTTGTAA
- a CDS encoding O-methyltransferase, producing the protein MIHQAKSLIKFLRLSKNKHGVHSPFVYSLVTQCFNDSRKYPAYRILKSHRKALKQDASVITTVDHGQGSRIFKHPDRKISVVYKKVGMKGKRQKLLYRLAAYLKCETMLEFGTSLGLGTVPLALSNEFAYVHTVEACENTTKIAERYFSKFGLSNIQIHQKTFKEFLEYDPKEKYDLIFIDGDHNGERTIAYFNSLLNHIHNNSVIIFDDIYWSKGMTEAWETIRAHEKVTVSIDTFQWGIVFFRKEQRKEHFVIRT; encoded by the coding sequence ATGATCCACCAAGCTAAAAGTCTTATAAAATTTCTTCGGCTTTCAAAAAACAAACACGGAGTCCATTCTCCATTTGTTTACAGTTTGGTTACGCAATGTTTTAACGATTCTAGAAAATACCCGGCGTATCGAATTTTAAAGTCCCACAGGAAAGCATTAAAACAAGATGCCTCGGTTATAACAACTGTGGACCACGGACAAGGTTCAAGAATTTTCAAACATCCTGACAGAAAAATTTCCGTGGTTTATAAAAAAGTGGGGATGAAAGGAAAGCGACAAAAGCTTCTCTATCGATTAGCCGCTTATCTAAAGTGTGAAACCATGTTGGAATTTGGAACTTCCCTTGGTCTGGGCACGGTCCCACTCGCTCTTTCAAACGAATTTGCATATGTTCACACCGTAGAAGCCTGTGAAAATACCACTAAAATCGCAGAAAGATATTTTTCTAAATTTGGGCTATCAAACATTCAGATCCATCAGAAAACTTTCAAAGAATTTCTGGAATACGACCCAAAAGAAAAATATGATTTAATATTTATAGATGGGGACCATAATGGAGAGCGCACTATAGCTTATTTTAACTCACTTTTGAATCATATTCACAATAACTCGGTAATCATCTTTGATGATATCTATTGGAGCAAGGGAATGACCGAGGCCTGGGAAACAATTCGGGCTCATGAAAAAGTGACCGTCAGTATCGATACCTTTCAATGGGGAATTGTATTTTTTCGAAAGGAACAGCGGAAGGAACATTTTGTGATCCGCACCTAG
- a CDS encoding lipase family protein, translating to MKREELEKTKNGNFVDFSGHKNLLVSFGGIYQGLGIPVFEFFNSISDIQCDKIFLRDFNQAWYHMGVDSELNSMDEITEYLGKMITEKGYEKVCFIGNSMGGYAALLFGSILKVSCVIAFAPQTFINKGNRLFYLDRRWRKQIARVYAFNNKKTENFDIKKILSRNQDFGTRLNIYYSTQHRLDKIHAERLKRINNIFLHPIREGGHEVVRIVRNNGELKSLIKASFEI from the coding sequence ATGAAAAGAGAGGAATTAGAAAAAACTAAGAATGGTAATTTTGTGGATTTTAGTGGACATAAGAATCTTCTGGTCTCATTCGGAGGGATCTATCAAGGATTAGGTATTCCGGTCTTTGAATTTTTTAATTCCATTTCTGATATACAATGTGATAAGATATTTTTGAGAGACTTTAATCAGGCTTGGTATCACATGGGTGTTGACTCAGAATTGAATAGCATGGATGAGATCACTGAATATCTTGGAAAAATGATTACCGAGAAAGGATATGAAAAAGTTTGTTTTATTGGAAACTCTATGGGAGGTTATGCCGCATTATTATTTGGAAGTATCTTAAAAGTAAGCTGTGTTATTGCCTTTGCTCCACAAACATTTATAAACAAAGGCAATCGTTTGTTTTACTTGGATAGAAGATGGAGAAAACAAATTGCTCGTGTTTATGCTTTTAATAATAAGAAAACAGAAAATTTTGATATAAAAAAGATTCTTTCTCGAAACCAGGATTTTGGTACTAGATTAAATATTTACTATTCGACACAACATAGATTAGACAAAATTCATGCTGAAAGACTTAAAAGAATAAATAATATTTTTTTGCATCCCATACGAGAGGGGGGACACGAAGTCGTTAGAATTGTAAGAAATAATGGTGAGCTAAAATCATTGATTAAAGCAAGTTTTGAGATATAG
- a CDS encoding O-antigen ligase family protein — protein MSMLISIVFLIGVMNEPRIEKNRILIYVAIGLASVTLLLSGSRTTYVGIIFFLLYFFLTQTGRFIVFVIIGTFLFGVVLLFTPTIVDRISETLENRVTYAMEDPGDVIQYRESRGVYDELSAGRVELHMKYVEYLLNHPYVIPFGRGFMNRMGVGNSAHNMYLSLISEVGILGLILFIRWLLSFMLISKGKMPGLQLALNGLIIAMMVTLYFGEHLYVYRPLFALLGYFILICIMLTIPLRNTK, from the coding sequence ATGAGCATGTTAATTTCCATAGTTTTTCTTATAGGTGTTATGAATGAACCTAGGATTGAAAAAAACAGAATTTTAATATATGTAGCGATTGGACTCGCATCTGTGACCCTTCTCCTAAGCGGCTCTCGTACTACTTATGTGGGTATTATTTTCTTTTTATTGTATTTTTTCCTTACCCAAACGGGGCGGTTTATTGTTTTTGTAATTATTGGGACTTTCTTATTTGGCGTGGTATTATTATTTACTCCAACAATTGTCGATCGCATTTCCGAAACTTTGGAAAATCGGGTTACTTATGCTATGGAAGATCCCGGTGATGTAATACAGTATCGAGAATCACGGGGTGTATATGATGAGTTGAGTGCTGGGAGAGTTGAACTTCATATGAAATATGTAGAATATTTGTTAAACCATCCCTATGTAATCCCATTTGGCAGAGGATTTATGAACCGCATGGGGGTAGGTAATTCCGCCCATAATATGTATTTATCTCTAATAAGTGAAGTAGGAATTCTCGGATTAATTCTATTTATAAGATGGCTGCTGTCTTTTATGCTTATATCAAAAGGAAAAATGCCTGGTTTACAATTGGCGCTCAATGGATTGATAATAGCTATGATGGTAACCCTCTATTTTGGAGAGCACTTATACGTTTATAGGCCGCTATTTGCACTTTTGGGTTATTTTATTCTTATTTGCATTATGTTGACTATCCCATTAAGAAATACAAAGTAA
- a CDS encoding ABC transporter ATP-binding protein, whose translation MGLIIKIRNITRDFPMGNDVVKVLKGIDLDIERGEYVALMGPSGSGKSTLMNLLGCLDTPTSGSYELNGKDVSNMTDDELAEIRNKEIGFVFQTFNLLPRTTALENVALPMIYAGVSKKDRTARAEEVLTQVGLADRMDHKPNQLSGGQRQRVAVGRALVNSPSIILADEPTGNLDSKTSVEIMNLFNKIHQAGNTVILVTHEEEIAENAHRIIRLRDGMIESDSLREVMDLKL comes from the coding sequence ATGGGTTTAATAATAAAAATCAGAAATATCACCCGGGACTTTCCTATGGGGAATGATGTGGTAAAGGTTTTAAAGGGAATTGATTTGGACATTGAGCGTGGCGAATATGTAGCCTTAATGGGACCCTCGGGTTCAGGAAAATCTACGCTTATGAACCTTTTGGGCTGTTTAGATACTCCCACGTCAGGTAGTTATGAACTCAATGGAAAGGATGTGAGCAATATGACAGACGACGAGTTGGCGGAAATCCGGAATAAGGAAATCGGTTTTGTATTCCAAACTTTTAATTTACTGCCAAGAACCACTGCCCTCGAGAATGTGGCGTTGCCCATGATTTACGCAGGGGTATCTAAAAAAGACCGGACGGCACGGGCTGAAGAAGTCCTTACGCAGGTAGGTCTGGCGGATAGAATGGATCACAAGCCCAACCAACTTTCTGGAGGTCAACGTCAAAGGGTAGCAGTGGGAAGGGCATTGGTAAATAGTCCCTCAATTATTTTGGCGGATGAGCCCACGGGAAACCTCGATTCAAAAACTTCTGTTGAAATTATGAATCTGTTCAATAAAATCCATCAAGCCGGAAACACCGTAATATTAGTAACCCACGAAGAAGAAATCGCCGAAAATGCCCATCGGATTATTCGACTTAGAGATGGGATGATTGAGAGTGATTCTTTGAGGGAGGTTATGGATTTAAAGTTGTGA
- the ribH gene encoding 6,7-dimethyl-8-ribityllumazine synthase — protein MATENKNLSAYDKNTIPNAKDFRFGIVVSEWNHDITEGMFQGAFDALKDCGTVNENIVRWNVPGSFELIYGAKRMAESYDMLDAIIVIGSVIQGETKHFDYVCEAVSQGIKDLNVQGKIPVIFCVLTDNNLQQAIDRSGGQHGNKGTEAAIAAIKMAQLRKDSRF, from the coding sequence ATGGCCACAGAAAATAAAAATTTATCGGCTTACGATAAAAACACAATCCCAAATGCGAAAGATTTTCGATTTGGGATTGTTGTTTCAGAATGGAACCATGATATTACCGAAGGAATGTTTCAGGGCGCATTCGACGCATTAAAGGATTGCGGTACCGTAAATGAAAACATTGTTCGGTGGAACGTACCAGGAAGTTTTGAACTTATTTACGGAGCGAAAAGAATGGCTGAAAGCTATGATATGCTGGATGCTATTATTGTTATAGGAAGTGTAATCCAGGGAGAAACCAAGCATTTTGATTATGTATGCGAAGCTGTTTCTCAGGGCATTAAAGATTTGAATGTTCAAGGAAAGATTCCCGTTATTTTCTGCGTCCTTACCGACAATAACCTACAACAGGCCATTGATCGCAGCGGTGGCCAACACGGTAATAAAGGCACAGAAGCCGCAATCGCCGCCATTAAGATGGCACAACTTCGGAAGGACTCGAGGTTTTAA
- a CDS encoding glycosyltransferase family 4 protein gives MKIIFFYTYNQSFLSSFFKELSIQLIEGEYDIKIVSLKEKSELLEVAPGLSVQILKKRSKWLNYISIFKLLMSEKPDVVISNFSYVNPAILSGKLLGIKKNIVWFHTVTQALNPSKNQVRIKSIFLKQASEIIVNSESLKGDLEHDYSISKTKIFPIPFWSSLEASHTKSEVFKKKSLIKIGCPGRIEEVKNQQLIIDSLVNVEERISWRLYIAGSGSNEESLRLKVRQLNLEDKVDFLGVLSIDKMKEYYEEIDLIILPSKFEAFGLVLIEALSMGCPVLVSESFGALGYIKDGEFLNKYSFNPHSSVDLSAKLNNVIANKEHSSDYFRNIYTTYFQKEKIIAKVEEVINL, from the coding sequence ATGAAAATAATCTTTTTTTACACCTATAACCAAAGTTTTTTGTCGTCCTTTTTTAAGGAATTGTCCATTCAACTCATTGAAGGAGAATATGATATTAAAATTGTATCCCTTAAGGAAAAATCTGAATTATTAGAAGTTGCTCCAGGACTTTCCGTTCAAATTTTAAAAAAGAGAAGTAAATGGCTTAATTATATTTCTATATTTAAGTTGCTAATGTCAGAAAAACCTGATGTAGTTATTTCAAATTTCAGTTATGTAAACCCGGCTATTCTGAGTGGTAAATTGTTAGGGATAAAAAAAAACATAGTATGGTTTCATACGGTTACTCAAGCATTGAACCCCAGCAAAAATCAAGTTCGAATAAAGTCAATCTTTCTTAAGCAAGCCTCAGAGATAATTGTGAATTCTGAAAGTTTAAAAGGAGATTTAGAGCATGACTATTCCATTTCCAAAACCAAAATATTTCCGATACCATTTTGGTCTTCTCTTGAGGCCTCACATACGAAAAGTGAGGTGTTTAAAAAGAAGTCATTAATAAAAATTGGATGCCCTGGAAGAATTGAGGAAGTGAAAAATCAACAATTAATAATCGACAGTTTGGTCAATGTAGAAGAAAGGATTTCCTGGAGATTGTATATTGCAGGAAGTGGGAGCAATGAAGAATCTTTAAGGTTGAAAGTTCGACAGCTCAATTTGGAGGATAAAGTGGATTTCTTGGGTGTTTTAAGTATTGATAAAATGAAGGAGTATTACGAAGAAATTGACTTGATTATTCTTCCTAGTAAATTTGAGGCCTTTGGTTTGGTTTTAATTGAAGCGCTTTCAATGGGATGCCCCGTTCTTGTTTCTGAAAGTTTTGGTGCTTTGGGTTATATTAAGGATGGGGAATTCTTAAATAAATATTCTTTCAACCCTCATAGTTCGGTAGATTTAAGCGCTAAGTTGAACAATGTCATTGCCAATAAAGAGCATTCTTCAGACTACTTTAGAAATATTTATACAACCTATTTTCAGAAGGAAAAGATTATTGCAAAAGTTGAAGAGGTAATTAATTTATGA
- the recF gene encoding DNA replication/repair protein RecF (All proteins in this family for which functions are known are DNA-binding proteins that assist the filamentation of RecA onto DNA for the initiation of recombination or recombinational repair.) → MVLQKLSLLNYKNFQAQSFDFDPKINCFAGNNGVGKTNVLDAIYHLSFGKSYFNPITTQNIKHGEEFFVIEGVYAKKESAEKIVVSAKKGQKKVIKRNGKVYERFSDHIGFLPLVIISPADRDLIIEGSDTRRKFIDGVISQRDADYLQTLIKYNKVLAQRNSLLKYFVANNTFNQDTIDIYNEQLHTFATSIFGKRTAFLEEFLPIFLNRYKSISSGEEDIDLTYESQLQENDLLTLLQNNLSKDRISQYTNYGIHKDDLILEIDGHPIKKFGSQGQQKSYLIALKLAQFDFIKTHSKTNPILLLDDIFDKLDETRVAHLISLVDNENFGQLFISDTHAERTEEVIKKVRQTYKMFALEN, encoded by the coding sequence ATGGTTTTACAGAAACTCTCTTTACTGAATTATAAAAATTTTCAAGCGCAATCCTTCGACTTCGATCCAAAAATAAATTGTTTTGCAGGAAATAACGGCGTAGGAAAGACAAATGTACTCGATGCCATCTACCATCTTTCCTTCGGAAAAAGCTATTTTAACCCTATAACTACCCAAAATATTAAGCATGGAGAAGAATTTTTCGTAATAGAAGGAGTTTATGCGAAAAAAGAGTCAGCCGAAAAAATTGTAGTTAGTGCCAAAAAAGGTCAAAAGAAGGTTATAAAAAGAAATGGAAAGGTTTATGAGAGATTTAGTGACCATATAGGATTTCTACCCTTGGTAATTATTTCACCCGCAGATCGCGATTTGATTATTGAGGGCAGTGATACCAGAAGGAAATTTATCGATGGGGTTATTTCGCAGCGAGATGCGGATTATCTTCAAACTTTGATAAAATACAACAAGGTTCTGGCGCAGCGCAATTCCCTGTTAAAGTATTTTGTTGCCAATAATACCTTTAACCAAGACACAATAGATATTTACAACGAACAACTTCATACTTTCGCAACATCTATATTTGGAAAAAGGACGGCTTTTTTAGAGGAATTTCTTCCCATTTTTTTAAACAGATACAAATCCATTAGCAGTGGAGAAGAAGATATCGATCTCACTTACGAAAGTCAGCTTCAGGAAAACGACTTATTGACCTTGCTCCAAAATAATCTTTCAAAAGATAGAATTTCGCAATACACCAATTATGGTATTCATAAGGATGATCTAATTTTGGAGATCGACGGACACCCTATCAAGAAATTCGGATCACAGGGGCAGCAGAAATCTTATTTGATTGCTTTAAAACTGGCACAATTCGATTTTATAAAAACACATTCCAAAACAAATCCGATTTTACTGTTGGATGATATTTTTGATAAGTTGGATGAAACACGGGTAGCTCATCTCATCTCGTTGGTAGATAACGAAAATTTCGGTCAACTTTTTATAAGTGATACCCACGCAGAACGAACAGAGGAAGTAATTAAAAAGGTTAGGCAGACGTATAAAATGTTTGCTCTGGAAAATTGA
- a CDS encoding glycosyltransferase family 2 protein, producing MIFNFLKYLQPTHYFQLYRKNGGSIFPIVEKLPGEIQDQLDWDSTFKSELARQYDLSWQAIQKGYTGNAETYRIFEKVPVEDEYRFIRKYFHSVWVFYVLMLRLLSFKNPLHEIRAWRKSRNTKKSDFLHSPIKQEGWENFHSTLIVKNPLVSIVIPTLNRYEYLKDVLFDLELQDYKNFEVIIVDQSQPFQKDFYADFKLDIQLIHQEERALWLARNRAIEISKGEYLLLFDDDSRVDPDWITNHLKCLHFFKADISAGVSISTLGAEVPANYSFFNISSQLDTGNVLIKKDVFRQIGLFDRQFEKQRMGDGEFGLRAYLNNFRNISNPYAKRLHLKVGSGGLREMGSWDAFRPKNLFAPRPIPSVLYFFRKYFGTKRALLALLKTVPPSVVPYRYKKNKKMLVLGIFISLLLFPFVLLQVTISWRLATRKLEEGEKIERLE from the coding sequence ATGATTTTCAATTTCCTCAAATATCTCCAGCCCACTCATTACTTCCAACTCTACAGAAAGAATGGCGGCTCCATCTTTCCTATAGTCGAAAAACTGCCGGGAGAAATACAGGATCAATTGGATTGGGATTCCACTTTTAAAAGTGAATTGGCAAGACAATACGATCTATCGTGGCAGGCAATCCAAAAGGGTTATACTGGCAACGCTGAAACCTATAGAATCTTCGAAAAAGTTCCTGTGGAGGATGAATACCGCTTCATTAGAAAATACTTTCATTCAGTCTGGGTGTTTTATGTGCTGATGCTTCGTCTTCTCTCCTTTAAAAATCCCCTCCATGAAATCCGTGCTTGGAGAAAAAGTAGGAACACCAAAAAAAGTGATTTTCTACACAGTCCCATAAAACAGGAAGGTTGGGAGAATTTCCATTCTACGCTAATTGTAAAAAATCCTTTGGTAAGCATCGTGATCCCAACCCTTAACCGTTATGAATATCTAAAAGATGTGTTATTTGACCTTGAACTACAGGATTATAAAAATTTTGAGGTCATTATCGTCGATCAATCCCAACCTTTTCAAAAAGACTTCTACGCAGATTTTAAGCTGGACATTCAACTTATACACCAAGAAGAACGTGCCTTATGGCTGGCGCGGAATAGGGCGATAGAAATTTCAAAAGGTGAATATCTCCTCCTTTTTGATGACGACAGCCGCGTGGATCCCGATTGGATAACCAATCATTTGAAATGTCTCCATTTTTTTAAGGCAGATATTTCCGCAGGGGTTTCAATTTCCACCTTGGGAGCTGAGGTTCCTGCAAATTACTCCTTCTTCAATATTTCAAGTCAATTGGATACGGGAAACGTACTAATAAAAAAAGATGTTTTCAGACAAATAGGACTTTTTGATCGACAGTTCGAAAAACAACGGATGGGTGACGGCGAATTTGGTTTGAGAGCATACCTGAATAATTTTCGAAATATATCCAATCCTTATGCGAAGCGGCTGCACTTAAAAGTAGGTTCGGGAGGACTGCGCGAAATGGGAAGCTGGGATGCCTTTCGTCCCAAAAATCTGTTTGCACCGCGACCCATACCCAGCGTACTCTATTTCTTTAGAAAATACTTTGGTACAAAACGCGCACTCTTGGCTCTTTTAAAAACCGTCCCCCCTTCCGTGGTTCCCTATCGTTACAAAAAAAACAAGAAAATGCTGGTGCTCGGTATTTTTATCTCGCTGCTATTGTTTCCCTTTGTGCTGCTGCAGGTAACAATTTCCTGGCGATTGGCTACGAGAAAATTGGAAGAAGGAGAGAAGATAGAAAGGTTGGAATAA
- a CDS encoding tetratricopeptide repeat protein, with the protein MATYKKRAGKPRTKADKDAQIEENSTTAEVFRSLDEGASRTEAWVEKNQKGIIGVIAVVAICVLGYFAYHQYIQKPKEIEATNKMFQAQNYWEQALTAPAKDSLYNLSLQGGNGKFGFLDIIENYGGTDAANLAHYYAGMAYLNLNKYQDAIEQLDKFKSKDDILAPLAKGAIGDAFAQLNQNEDALKYYEEAAKMRTNDFTTPRFLLKAGIAAMSLNQSDKALKHFKKITEDYPKSPEVTKAEIYTGRAQAMNK; encoded by the coding sequence ATGGCAACGTATAAAAAACGCGCGGGCAAACCGAGAACCAAGGCTGATAAAGACGCCCAAATTGAGGAAAACAGTACTACGGCTGAGGTGTTCAGAAGTCTCGATGAGGGAGCTTCAAGGACTGAGGCTTGGGTAGAGAAAAATCAAAAAGGGATTATTGGAGTGATTGCAGTGGTTGCAATTTGTGTTTTGGGTTATTTTGCGTACCACCAATATATTCAGAAACCAAAAGAAATTGAGGCAACGAATAAGATGTTCCAGGCCCAAAACTACTGGGAACAAGCATTAACCGCTCCAGCCAAGGATTCTCTTTATAATCTTTCGCTACAAGGTGGAAATGGAAAATTTGGTTTCCTTGATATAATCGAGAATTACGGAGGTACAGATGCTGCAAATCTTGCCCATTATTACGCCGGAATGGCCTATTTGAACCTTAACAAATATCAGGATGCTATTGAACAATTGGATAAATTTAAGAGCAAGGACGATATTTTGGCCCCATTGGCAAAAGGAGCAATAGGTGATGCTTTTGCACAATTGAACCAAAATGAGGATGCTTTGAAGTATTATGAGGAAGCAGCAAAGATGCGTACCAATGATTTTACTACGCCACGTTTCCTTTTAAAAGCAGGAATTGCTGCAATGTCATTAAACCAAAGTGACAAGGCGCTAAAACATTTCAAAAAGATAACAGAAGATTATCCAAAATCTCCTGAGGTTACTAAAGCTGAAATCTATACTGGCCGTGCCCAGGCAATGAACAAATAA
- a CDS encoding glycosyltransferase family 2 protein — translation MEDKKRALGIVIPYYNAEAHIGIVIAKALQHSYNIVIVNDNSPQPLPENLMGLTGIEVLTTPKNLGVGGATKMGFAHFLKNKNIKVILKLDADDQMDTKYIPEMVQAVLAEECHFIKGNRFRDLNSLKTMPGLRRFGNLWLSFLSKAATGYWNCFDFNNGFLAVSTKTLNFIDLDLLSNNYYFETSLISNLYYQRAIIKEIPMPAIYGNEKSNMKLYKMPMHFTVNLIKSFFQRIWKAYFVYDFNIGTIYILFGTILFSGGLIFGIHNWYYYSIREIPAPTGTIMISVLSVILGFQLLLQAVQFDIFKTPNKS, via the coding sequence ATGGAAGACAAAAAAAGAGCACTGGGCATTGTTATCCCTTACTACAACGCAGAAGCCCACATTGGGATTGTAATTGCCAAAGCTTTGCAACATTCCTATAATATCGTTATAGTCAACGACAATAGCCCCCAGCCCTTGCCCGAAAATCTCATGGGCTTAACGGGCATCGAAGTATTAACTACTCCAAAAAACCTTGGAGTGGGTGGCGCTACAAAAATGGGATTCGCACATTTTCTAAAAAATAAAAATATTAAGGTTATCCTTAAACTGGATGCCGATGATCAAATGGATACCAAGTACATCCCCGAAATGGTCCAGGCTGTTTTGGCCGAAGAATGCCACTTTATTAAGGGGAATAGATTTCGGGATTTAAATTCCTTAAAGACAATGCCTGGCCTAAGACGTTTTGGAAATCTTTGGCTTTCATTTTTGAGCAAGGCCGCAACAGGCTATTGGAATTGTTTCGATTTTAACAATGGGTTTTTAGCTGTTTCTACTAAAACCTTAAATTTTATTGATTTGGACTTACTTTCAAATAACTATTATTTTGAAACCTCTCTTATATCCAATCTGTATTACCAGCGTGCAATTATTAAGGAAATACCCATGCCGGCAATTTATGGGAATGAAAAATCAAATATGAAGTTGTATAAAATGCCAATGCATTTTACCGTTAACCTTATCAAATCCTTTTTTCAGCGAATATGGAAAGCTTATTTTGTGTACGATTTCAATATCGGGACAATTTATATTCTCTTTGGCACTATTCTATTTTCAGGGGGATTGATCTTTGGCATTCATAACTGGTATTATTATTCAATACGCGAAATACCAGCACCCACGGGTACCATTATGATCAGTGTGCTTTCTGTAATATTGGGTTTCCAGCTGTTATTGCAAGCAGTTCAATTTGATATTTTTAAAACTCCCAATAAGTCCTAG